The nucleotide window TGATATTTCCTGCAGTATATTGTAACCAGGTTTTTctaatgaatgtttatttttcataatattgCTTGGCATGTTATCATTTAATATGCAGAGGTTTCTATAAAACTAGTGAGGATTCTTTCATTTATCCACTTTTTTTGTCAGCCCAGTACCATATAAATATAGATAAGGTATTAGTTTATCCAAAAGAAGAATGCATTTTTTTAACAGACAAACTTGCCATTTGAGGGGTGTATTCAATAAGTTTGATTGGAGTTGGAAATTCAGTGGAGCTTTATTTGCTCACGGGTAGACTGATGCGTATTGCGAAAGTGAGTTCTTGATTCTGACTtccaccagaagccatcagttcacaaggaaaatgaaagaagaacattttaaaaaattttcatgaATTTAAATTGTGGATTTCAGTACATAAAGATAAGCAAATTTGAGATTTTGCTAGAACATAGAATAACTAGCatgtgtttcttctcttcctctctgccgtAGGTTAACCTCAGAGCCACTGATGTGAGGCTCATGCGCCAGCTGCTCCTCATCAATGAGAGCATCGAGTCCATCAAGTGGATGATTGAAGAAAAGGCCACCATCACCAGCAGAGGCAGCAGTCTCAGTGGCAGCCTGTGCAGCTTGCTGGAGAGTCAGGGTACCTCCTTACATGGCAGCTACAACAGCCTCCATGATGGCAGTGATGGGCTGGATGGCATCTCTGTAGGGAGCTACCTGGACACTCTGGCAGATGATGTACCAGGGCATCAGACCCCTTCAGACTTGGATCAGTTCAGTGACAGCTCCATCATAGAGGACTCACAGGCTCTGCACAAGCATCCCAAGTTGGATTCTGAGTACTACTGCTTTGGCTAATGACCCAGTTTTTTGCATGGGACTGGTGTGCAATTAACTTGTATGTATCCTTCTTCTCTGCTGCTATATTTTTGGTGTGATTTATTTTAATAAGGCAACCTTTTTTAAAGAAGCTTATTTTTAAACTGCTTAATGATATTTCTGTTGCTCCTAATATTTCTCATCTagactgatttatttttctctgttacatctttatttttatttattataataagcTTTCTCCCCTCTAATAGTAGCACAGATAAGTAGAGGGGAAA belongs to Microtus pennsylvanicus isolate mMicPen1 chromosome 13, mMicPen1.hap1, whole genome shotgun sequence and includes:
- the Lurap1l gene encoding leucine rich adaptor protein 1-like, translating into MEDGPLPDLRDIELKLGRKVPESLARSLRGEEPAPREGAVDPSGVGGSCSSSSSCSSFAPSVSSSSSSSPASGSPRRGHPSALERLETKLHVLRQEMVNLRATDVRLMRQLLLINESIESIKWMIEEKATITSRGSSLSGSLCSLLESQGTSLHGSYNSLHDGSDGLDGISVGSYLDTLADDVPGHQTPSDLDQFSDSSIIEDSQALHKHPKLDSEYYCFG